A single genomic interval of Pan paniscus chromosome 18, NHGRI_mPanPan1-v2.0_pri, whole genome shotgun sequence harbors:
- the LOC129394308 gene encoding LOW QUALITY PROTEIN: polycystin-1-like (The sequence of the model RefSeq protein was modified relative to this genomic sequence to represent the inferred CDS: inserted 1 base in 1 codon; deleted 1 base in 1 codon) has protein sequence MFPVSRHHSGAQQGARMLLVPEADAAQAGGHDAHPAGRDHRGHRDAHRHRRQHPQHHSNYTVSTKVASMAFQTRAGAQIPIERLASERAITVKVPNNSDWAARGHRSSANSVVVQPQASVGAVVTLDSSNPAAVLHLQLNYMLLDGRYLSEESEPYLAVYLHSEPRPNEHNCSASRRIHPESLQGADHRPYTFFISPGSRDPAGSYHLNLSSHFRWSALEVSVGLYTSLCQYFSEEDMVWRTEGLLPLEETSPRQAVCLTRHLTAFGASLIVPPSHVRFVFPEPTADVNYIVMLTCAVCLVTYMVMAAILHKLDQLDASRGRAIPFCGQRGRFKYEILVKTGWGRGSGTTAHVGIMLYGVDSRSSHWHLDGDRAFHRNSLDIFRIAXPHSLGSVWKIRVWHDNKGLSPAWFLQHIIVRDLQTAHSTFFLVNDWLSVETEANGGLVEKEMLAASDAALLRFRCLLVAELQRGFFDKHIWLSIWDRLPRSCFTRIQRATCCVLLICLFLGANAVWYGAVGDSAYSTGRVSRLSPLSVDTVAVGLVSSVVVYPVYLAILFLFWMSRSKVAGSPSPTPAGQQVLDIESCLDSSMLDSSFLTFSGLHAEMRALWGSWAGLGVLPPWRSLNSRHCAPLSRPLLDR, from the exons GGGCCCAGCAGGGAGCTCGTATGCTGCTCGTGCCTGAAGCAGACGCTGCACAAGCTGGAGGCCATGATGCGCATCCTGCAGGCAGAGACCACCGCGGGCACCGTGATGCCCACCGCCATCGGAGACAGCATCCTCAACATCACAG CAACTACACCGTCTCCACCAAGGTGGCCTCGATGGCGTTCCAGACACGGGCCGGCGCCCAGATCCCCATCGAGCGGCTGGCCTCAGAGCGCGCCATAACCGTGAAGGTGCCCAACAACTCGGACTGGGCTGCCCGGGGCCACCGCAGCTCCGCCAACTCCGTTGTGGTCCAGCCCCAGGCCTCCGTCGGTGCTGTGGTCACCCTGGACAGCAGCAACCCTGCGGCCGTGCTGCATCTGCAGCTCAACTATATGCTGCTGGACG GCCGCTACCTGTCTGAGGAATCCGAGCCCTACCTGGCAGTCTATCTGCACTCGGAGCCCCGGCCCAATGAGCACAACTGCTCGGCTAGCAGGAGGATCCACCCAGAGTCACTCCAGGGTGCCGACCACCGGCCCTACACCTTCTTCATTTCCCCGGG GAGCAGAGACCCAGCGGGGAGTTACCATCTGAACCTCTCCAGCCACTTCCGCTGGTCGGCACTGGAGGTGTCCGTGGGCCTGTACACGTCCCTGTGCCAGTACTTCAGCGAGGAGGACATGGTGTGGCGGACAGAGGGGCTGCTGCCCCTGGAGGAGACCTCGCCCCGCCAGGCCGTCTGCCTCACCCGTCACCTCACCGCCTTCGGCGCCAGCCTCATCGTGCCCCCAAGCCATGTCCGCTTTGTCTTTCCT gagCCGACAGCGGATGTAAACTATATCGTCATGCTGACATGTGCTGTGTGCCTGGTGACCTACATGGTCATGGCCGCCATCCTGCACAAGCTGGACCAGTTGGATGCCAGCCGGGGCCGCGCCATCCCCTTCTGTGGGCAGCGGGGCCGCTTCAAGTACGAGATCCTCGTCAAGACAGGCTGGGGCCGGGGCTCAG GTACCACGGCCCACGTGGGCATCATGCTGTATGGGGTGGACAGCCGGAGCAGCCACTGGCACCTGGACGGCGACAGAGCCTTCCACCGCAACAGCCTGGACATCTTCCGGATCG ACCCGCACAGCCTGGGTAGCGTGTGGAAGATCCGAGTGTGGCACGACAACAAAG GGCTCAGCCCTGCCTGGTTCCTGCAGCACATCATCGTCAGGGACCTGCAGACGGCACACAGCACCTTCTTCCTGGTCAATGACTGGCTTTCGGTGGAGACGGAGGCCAACGGGGGCCTGGTGGAGAAGGAGATGCTGGCCGCGA GCGACGCAGCCCTGTTGCGCTTCCGGTGCCTGCTGGTGGCTGAGCTGCAGCGCGGCTTCTTTGACAAGCACATCTGGCTCTCCATATGGGACCGGCTGCCTCGTAGCTGTTTCACTCGCATCCAGAGGGCCACCTGCTGCGTTCTTCTCATCTGCCTCTTCCTGGGCGCCAATGCCGTGTGGTACGGGGCTGTTGGTGACTCTGCCTACAG CACGGGGCGTGTGTCCAGGCTGAGCCCACTGAGCGTCGACACAGTCGCTGTTGGCCTGGTGTCCAGCGTGGTTGTCTATCCCGTCTACCTGGccatcctctttctcttctggaTGTCCCGGAGCAag GTGGCTGGGAGCCCGAGCCCCACACCTGCCGGGCAGCAGGTGCTGGACATTGAAAGCTGCCTGGACTCGTCCATGCTGGACAGCTCCTTCCTCACGTTCTCAGGCCTCCATGCTGAGATGAGGGCTCTA TGGGggtcctgggctgggctgggggtccTGCCGCCTTGGCGCAGCTTGAACTCAAGACACTGTGCACCTCTTAGCAGGCCTTTGCTGGACAGATGA